The genomic DNA GCGGCGCGCAGCCGGATCGCCACGGTCTCGTCGACGATGCGGCCGTCCACCAAGTCGTCCGACCCGGCATAGACCGAGGTCGGCGCGACGTGGGCCGCGAAGAAGCCGAACAGGGGTCGGAGCCCGTGCTCGACCACCAGGGCGTGGCGCAGGCCCCCGCCCGTCGCGGTCAGCGCCACCGGCATGCCGATCATCCGGGCCGGGTCGACGAAGTCGAAGACGTGTTTGAACAGCCCGGCATAGCCGCCCTGGTAGACAGGCGTCCCGACGATCAGCGCGTCCGCCGCCTCGATCGCCTCGACGAGGCGCGCGGCGGGCGCCGAGAGATCGTCGCGCTGCGTCGCGCCGAGGCCCGGGCCGGCATCCATCAGGTCGTACACGGCGAGGTCGATCCCGCGCAGGCGACCGAGTTCGGCGCCGAGGGCCTCGACCAGGATGCGGGTGCGCGAGGGTCGCTTGGCGCTGCCCGAGAAGGCGACGACGCGGGCACGGCTGGGCTTCACACTCGACTCGACACTCACCACGAAACCTTCCGCCGCAGCACGCCCTGATCCGGGACTCCGAACACCCTGGCGCATGCGCGGCACGCGACGCGGGTCGATTCGACGGTAACGCATTCCCGCGCCGGATAAAGCCTCGGCGCGGCCGCGCGGGCGGCGGTTCGGCGGGACCATCTCGGCGGATCCGTCATCCGCGGAGCCGCCAGACGTGGCTGCGCTTGATCTCGGAATCCTCCAGCGCGCGCGAGACCGGAACCTCGTAGGTCGCGAGGCAGTCGAGGCGGTCCCGCGGAAGGTAGGTGCGGCCCGGATCGCCGATCAGCACGGTGACGCCGCGCGCCTGCAGGCGAACGAGCCAGGCGGTCACGGCCTCGGCGAGGTCGCGCTCGTAGAACACGTCGGCCGCCAGTACGAGGTCGGCCCGGGGATCCGTGGCGAGGAGATCGTCGGCGATCGCGGCGACGCGGTCGCCGACGCCGTTGGCCGCGGCGTTGAGCCCGATCGCCGCGACGGCGAAGGGGTCGAGGTCGCTGGCGACGACGTGGCGCGCCCCGGCGCGGGCCGCCGCGATCGCGACGAGGCCGGACCCCGAGGCGAAATCCACCGCGCGCGCGCCGTCCGCGACGTCCGGGTTGTCGAGGACGTAGCGGGCGAGCGCCTGGCCGCCCGCCCAGGCGAACGCCCAGAACGGCGGCGGCAGCCCGATCGCCTGCAACTCCTCCTCGGTCCGCTGCCAGAGATCGGTCGCCTCGTCGGCGACGTGCAGGCGGATCTCGGGCGCGTGGGGGACGGGCAGCAGGCGGGTGTTGGCGCGGATGAAGCCGGCGGGATCGTCCGGTGCGCGCACGGTCAGGCCTCCAGCAGGTCGCGCCACACGGCGCGGACCTGGTCGGTCACCGCGGTCTCGGTGAAGCCCCCGGTCTCGATCCGCGCTCGCGCGGCCGCGCCCAGGCCGGCGACGAGACCGGCATCGCCGCTCAGGCGCGCCAGGGCGGCGGCCAGAGCCGGCGCGTCGTCCGGGGGAACGAGCAGGCCCTCGACGCCGTCGCGCACGAGGCTGCGGCAGCCCGGGACGTCGGACGCGACCAGCGTCCGGCCGCAGGCGGCGGCCTCCAGCAGCGTCCGCGGCAGGCCCTCCCCCCCGCGCGAGGGCAGGCAGGCGACGTGGTGGCCGGCCCAGACCCCCGCGACGTCGGTCGTCGGCCCGTGCCAGACGATGCCGTCGCGGCT from Methylobacterium oryzae includes the following:
- a CDS encoding NAD(P)H-dependent oxidoreductase is translated as MKPSRARVVAFSGSAKRPSRTRILVEALGAELGRLRGIDLAVYDLMDAGPGLGATQRDDLSAPAARLVEAIEAADALIVGTPVYQGGYAGLFKHVFDFVDPARMIGMPVALTATGGGLRHALVVEHGLRPLFGFFAAHVAPTSVYAGSDDLVDGRIVDETVAIRLRAAAAELAALLDVSRTASSGASG
- a CDS encoding class I SAM-dependent methyltransferase, which encodes MRAPDDPAGFIRANTRLLPVPHAPEIRLHVADEATDLWQRTEEELQAIGLPPPFWAFAWAGGQALARYVLDNPDVADGARAVDFASGSGLVAIAAARAGARHVVASDLDPFAVAAIGLNAAANGVGDRVAAIADDLLATDPRADLVLAADVFYERDLAEAVTAWLVRLQARGVTVLIGDPGRTYLPRDRLDCLATYEVPVSRALEDSEIKRSHVWRLRG